A single Metarhizium brunneum chromosome 5, complete sequence DNA region contains:
- the KCR2 gene encoding Very-long-chain 3-oxoacyl-CoA reductase-like protein: MPQSPSPIVALGWLTASYILIKLIHLVGIYILPSRLHRFAHVAPNGDSPWALVTGASDGIGAAFAQELATHGFNVVLHGRNPGKLNSVKDGLQKKHPSRSFRILVADASKVACTNCIPSEQHGQNSEALDFKAIGAELEGLHLTVLINNAGGMSTSPIYRLLMDSSEERITRNVSLNASFPLHMMRQFLPTLCRNGPSLIINISSLADTGFPLLSSYGSSKQFLMTLTRSVSLEMPLGHGPGSDQVELLGVRVGRVTGVAAYKEEPSLFTPSAQDMARAALSRAGYGHGCVIGYWSHALQTVGFTVLPKWLEGRVLQGVMRNERAVELSKKSD, from the coding sequence ATGCCGCAATCTCCGAGTCCAATAGTCGCCCTCGGGTGGCTCACGGCTTCTTATATTCTGATCAAATTAATACACCTAGTTGGCATCTATATCCTTCCCTCGCGGCTGCATCGGTTTGCTCACGTTGCCCCCAATGGCGACTCACCGTGGGCCTTGGTCACGGGCGCATCAGACGGCATAGGCGCAGCATTTGCACAAGAACTCGCTACCCATGGATTCAACGTGGTGCTGCATGGCAGAAATCCCGGCAAGCTGAACTCTGTCAAGGATGGTTTGCAGAAAAAGCATCCCAGCAGATCTTTCAGGATCCTGGTCGCGGATGCCAGCAAAGTGGCTTGTACCAACTGCATCCCGAGTgagcaacatggccaaaaCAGCGAGGCTCTAGACTTTAAAGCTATAGGAGCGGAATTGGAGGGTCTGCATCTCACCGTCCTGATCAACAATGCCGGTGGCATGTCAACCAGTCCCATTTACAGACTGTTGATGGACTCGTCAGAGGAGCGAATCACCAGAAACGTCAGTCTAAACGCCAGCTTCCCACTCCACATGATGCGACAGTTCCTCCCTACTCTCTGCCGCAACGGACCAtctctcatcatcaacatcagtTCCTTGGCGGATACTGGATTTCCATTGCTGTCATCCTACGGGTCAAGTAAGCAGTTTCTCATGACTCTAACCCGGTCCGTATCTCTTGAGATGccccttggccacggccctGGATCGGATCAGGTTGAATTGCTTGGGGTCAGAGTTGGCAGGGTGACGGGTGTGGCGGCCTACAAAGAGGAGCCTTCGTTATTCACGCCCAGCGCTCAAGATATGGCACGCGCTGCTCTCAGTCGGGCTGGCTATGGGCACGGGTGTGTCATTGGATATTGGTCTCACGCACTGCAAACCGTTGGTTTCACCGTCTTGCCAAAATGGTTGGAGGGCCGGGTGTTGCAGGGTGTTATGAGGAACGAGCGAGCAGTGGAGCTGAGCAAAAAGTCAGATTGA
- the RPS4 gene encoding 40S ribosomal protein eS4, with the protein MARGIKKHQKRLSAPSHWLLDKLSGTYAPKPSAGPHKLRDCLPLIVFIRNRLKYALNYRETKAILMQRLVKVDGKVRTDMTYPAGFMDVISIEKTGENFRLVYDTKGRFTVHRIQAEEAEYKLGKVKRVQLGRGGIPFLVTHDARTIRYPDPLIKVNDTVKIDLATGKITDFIKFDTGAVAMVTGGRNMGRVGVITHRERHDGGFNIVHIKDAIDNSFATRESNVFVIGQDKPWISLPKGKGVKLTIAEERDRRRAYTQSH; encoded by the exons ATGGCCCGCGGAAT CAAGAAGCACCAGAAGCGCCTCAGCGCCCCCTCGCACTGGCTGCTGGACAAATTGTCCGGCACCTACGCTCCCAAGCCCTCTGCCGGTCCTCACAAGCTCCGCGACTGCTTGCCCTTGATCGTCTTCATCCGCAACCGCCTCAAGTATGCCCTCAACTACCGCGAGACCAAGGCCATCCTCATGCAGCGCCTGGTCAAGGTTGACGGCAAGGTCCGCACCGACATGACCTACCCTGCTGGCTTCATGGACGTCATCAGCATCGAGAAGACTGGCGAGAACTTCCGCCTCGTCTACGACACCAAGGGCCGCTTCACCGTCCACCGAatccaggccgaggaggccgAGTACAAGCTCGGCAAGGTCAAGCGCGTGCAGCTTGGCCGTGGCGGAATCCCATTCTTGGTTACGCACGATGCGAGAAC CATCCGTTACCCTGACCCTCTGATCAAGGTCAACGACACCGTCAAGATTGACCTCGCCACCGGCAAGATCACCGACTTCATCAAGTTCGACACTGGCGCCGTTGCCATGGTCACTGGTGGTCGTAACATGGGCCGTGTTGGTGTCATCACCCACCGTGAGCGTCACGACGGTGGCTTCAACATTGTCCACATCAAGGACGCCATTGACAACAGCTTTGCCACCCGTGAGAGCAACGTTTTCGTCATTGGCCAGGATAAGCCCTGGATCTCCCTgcccaagggcaagggtgTCAAGCTCACCATTGCTGAGGAGCGTGACCGCCGCCGTGCTTACACTCAGTCCCACTAA